A region of the Sardina pilchardus chromosome 3, fSarPil1.1, whole genome shotgun sequence genome:
TGTACTTGTTACAGGAGATGCTGTTAGGCTGGTTGGTGGGAGCACTAATTGCTCAGGTAGAGTGGAGGTGTACTACAACAGCCagtggggcactgtgtgtgatgatagcTGGGACATGAGAGATGCACAGGTGGTGTGTAGacagctgggatgtggaggtgctGTCTCTGCCCCCAAAGAAGCCCATTTTGGCCGGGGGAGTGGGAACATCTGGATGGATGAGGTCAACTGTACTGGTGCTGAAAAATCCCTTACAGAGTGCTCCCATCGTGGAACGCATAACTGTAGCCATGGTGAagatgctggtgtggtgtgctcaGGTTAGTCCCCAATTTGATGTAATACTTAGGGCTGTTGATGCTCTAGTCTACAGCTTGGTCTTATAGTGCTCATCGACATTTTGCATCCATATTGTACTTACACTTAAGAAATTACAAGTTGGCCACTGACCCTAGCTCATTACTGTACAACCTTTGTCAACTAACGCCACAAGGTGAATAATGCTTCATGCATAAAATCCTTCACTAATTAGTATGTTATGATGTAAAGGTTCTCACACTTTACAATGTTGTACACACTGCTTGGCTGCCCTATACAGTactttgtacacacacatttctttataTTTCGCTCAAAGGGGGTGCTTCAACTAACGGATATAGTATCAACAGATCAAAAGTTGTTAGCCAAAAATACATTGGTAAATTGGCCTCTGAGTGAATTGTCCAAGCTGATTATGCCTCTTTTGTGGAGTAGTGCCGGTGACTAAAGCTCACTTGTGATCCAATCTGTAGTGTACATATTATTCAACCGTTTGAATAATAGATATGAAGCAGGCGATACATATTTCTACAATTTATtttatggtggtgtgtgtaatggtgCTGCTGCCCATTACAGCAAGTTGATTCACACAGGAGCTAAATACACAACACGCACAATGTGatttacaaacacactttaTTTGCATACAGGACTAGTCGTGATCCTGGCTTTCAGGGTGGCAACTGAGGGTTGAGTAGTCTgattttcaccatactaagctcaatcttttaagattgaacattagtctggcgagcatgcgctttgtttctcctgcacttcgcgtcgcttaagtttcggtttcggcgcgtcaccggccaatagcgtgccaggactagagcatggacgtttctgattggaggcaaaaattctggcagtaaacagaggatttTGATCTGCTCctgtccagcctgagctgccgggcgagtTGCATTTCACTTCCTGGTCTGGGGACTGACAAAAGACCCGACGGGAAGTCGCGAGGGACATTTGAGCTGTATGGCATGTGACATCATCAACGGGCAAAGGTCAAGTGTACAAGACAATGGGGGTGTTTGgggtttttaaaatatatttgctATGTGCTGAATTAGCGACTATTGtaattgtgttgcattgtgAGCTGTGTAGTTTGGAGTGTGCTAATGAGTATGTTTATTGAGTTATGTCCATTTGGTTAGTTAAttgatttacagtttttctcaattgtttacacacaatttctggtacttgagacacaattccagtaatatgtagctcatgcaccaacctcctgaatcgattctgctgaactataagcacaatttcggctttacactcaaattgcagttctataacacactgttttcaaaacactacacacaattctgtgcattagacacaattttcatgaagaaaatctcttgttttcacaaagaacacactgccattcaaattctaaagctaactgtcctaccatgcacactgactcatcagatgggcaaactcctgtcacacagtcttacaattagcaatcagagctttagtattacagtagtagtacaggcaaaagcagagccagaggagtgagagtaagaggaggaggatggggaggccaaggaccgtaatctctgatgagatccgagccactagaacattgcagtgctgcgtatcaatacagtacagtaccggacagtacaatacagctcaatgagcacagtagtacagtattgcctgtgggctgttctgtaggactgtaaaaataaagtatgtttcaagtatttggggaaagtaatcctactttgtattcctacacagtttacagtattttactatttgtttggcagccgaaagattaccaacacaagggcttctgtctcctgaacaggaaactgaaatcatgagcattgtcctagaaaaaacggcataacaatacggaaaatacaaagaaaaataatagaaaacaatgagatatttcaaaatattgatagggtaagcatatcaacttactgtatcagcttatctactgtttgtagtactgtttgtagtgtaacattgaacaaaaaaaggcccaagtcattataatgaatggagaagaagtgttttcaattcatcgcagtgttttacactgcgCACATCAGTGTTTAACTGGTCcttgtaaatgtcttgatatatgatggcttgtgtgtgtctcttgagaacaaaagagcattttgaggagaaattacattgttttgaaggtaaagtgtcattttgcaggagacttgtggagttttgcccattgtgtgtgttgttttggatttgtgtgtagagttctgagaatatgaggcatgttttcagaaaatgtgtgttaacaatcgagaaaaactgtaattgcgATGGTTCAGGCCAGGGCTTTAAAGTCTCTGGGGGGGACTGGGCGAGGAGAGAGGTAGAATGGTCTGAGGTGAGCCACTGTGCACCTGCTCATAGGCATACTCTGTGCAACTATTACCTTATAATTGAAGGGGATTTGTGTAAGTTCATTTTGCTATAGTTTTGAGAGTTTAGTGATTGATTTGGAGCTATTGTTTGGAGCTttggtttttcttttctttttcctatTTTCTCCTGATGGCATGCTAGCTGCTACAAAATTGGAAATAAATCGCTGGCATTCTTCTTAACATCAACACGGTCTCATCCCGATCACAGTGTGCATCTATATTTATGAATGTTGCTGCTGTCTCCCCTGCAGATAACAGCACAATATCTGGTCCAGTGATGGCTGCCATGATGAAGATCGGCACCAGGATCATGAGGGGTCAGGACTGGAAATGGGAAAATCAGGTACATaaccagtactgtgtgtgtgtgtgtgtgtgtgtgtgtgtgtgtgtgtgtgtgtgtgtgtgtgtgtgtgtgtgtgtgtgtgtgtgtgtgtgtgtgtgtgtgtgtgtgtgtgtgtgtgtgtgtgtgtgtgtgtgtgtgtgtgtgtgtgtgtgtgaagcgtgtgcgtgtgtgcgcgcgtgtgtgtgtgtgagagaaacattGAACATCTACTCAAAATGTGTATTTGAGAGTGCATGTACTTTCTTTTGTGatagtttgtttgcttgtttgtttgtatgcacGCACGTGTGTATTTGTCACATATTTCAGGATGGAATCCCTCCTGGTCTGGGCCTTGTGATTGGTTCACTGAGTGAGAGCGGGTGGATTCGTGTGAGGTGGGACAACGGCCATATAAACTCGTACCGCATGGGCGCTGAGGGAAAATACGACCTCAAGCTAGCCGAGCCACTGCCCTCTGCACTGCCCTCTACAGAGTCCCCTATACAGCCCTCTGCACTGCCCTCTACACAGCCAGCCACCGGTCAGCACCACAGTCTCAGTAAACTCACCTTCACTACAGCTCTGCAGATCAGTCTCAGAGACCAGAcacctgccgctgctgctgctagcaTGACGTGGTCATACAGGATAAAGGATCATTCTTTAGactcttttacagtttttttcaatcgctaacaagcatttgtccattcagttgacacattttcaaaactctaaacacagttagcacagcatcggtcttttgtggccataccattcacacatttcatgttgttttcacacagtatgcagtcagtgaatacattttcacaatgcttacatttacttaacagacaaactatacctcccaacaaaataatggatcgtttttgcattattttcgaatgttaacacacaacatcccacaatagttaaaacaatattccaaaccttagatacagtataaaaacctctgcttctgcaatgttatcaattcaaaagcaatatatctcagctgataataaacaaacaatcgaataattgacacacagatgatttatgttgggtaaattgggccagccacagctgattccagtctatcttagactcagtggcaggggttatttctctctattacattgacacttacacagtaaaaagaggaggtgatgtttttggcagaaacagaaaaagacaaatgctgtaatgtctggacggggaagagtaagagtaaggggcccagggagaaggtccagtgagagatgcagtgagaggtgcaggagcactgagaggagcaggtgcagagattagacacagtaatattgtgcttttttttgttcaccccctttttatctgggcctTTTGCTGTTgattttttgttcagaatgctcttgtgtttcatggatattttgttcactgcaatgctgtaaatgctttctgttctatcatagtctactgtaaacagtatttatactgcacctcctgtaggtctagtgaacagtaaaataaataaataaaaaaaaagatttgctttttactggaatgcatttgattacatctggacatacagttcccaaccaagacatTTAGTgtaaaatgctggattgcatgttttgcatgcaaatacctgtaaaactgaaacataaaagtctatgcagtttttgtaatgtcaacagtagccagtatttttaaacctagtgtactctgattgactgcatgtatcttgtgaagtgaaaacaagcttcattctttgacaaaataacttcattttgagtcaggtttccagtgttttggtaaagttagtgtgtgcagagaaatgacgagttagtgtatatgtaacaaaatgtgatgtaacaacatggaatgtgcttttgagaggaaaattatctGTGACAGAGGGCTCTGTCTAGCTCACGTCACATAGTTGTGCGAACTACTGCTTTTACCGCGGGGGTGCACACCCAACGTTATTAGCCGGTACATGATAacgcacataaacataaacaacgcATATGAACATTAGCCGACACACGgaacacgcacatacaaaaCATTGCACATGAGACTCGTGTCGTTTCTCCCAGTCACTCCCGGTCACGTTACATAGCCATTTAATACAACGTACATGAATAAACATACACTTACTTTTTGGGAGCGCTCTACGTTTGTCTGTCGTATGtcttgtctgtttttgtctctccttctcatagTTTAGTTTGTCATAGCCATTGTGTGTAATTCCTTTCAGCGTTTGTTTGGAAGGTTTGAAGACTGCGCGCGCTGCCATGACAGGCCAACCAGAGCGATAGTAAATGTGGGCTATTTCAGTGTGGTCTGGCCTGCGCAATGCAGTGTGGGAATGGGCAAATCTATGGGTAGAGGGGTGCTTTGGTGAATAATGAaattaatgaaatgaaaatgtataaGTGCTGGTAGATTGCTAATGAAGCTATGCTAATGAAGTGTATTGATTGCCAGTAATACTGTCCTTGTGTTATTTATGAATTATAATGTCCATGGTACTTAATTGATTTATCTTGTGAATTGGTGCAACCTGTGGGAGGGGTTGAGCGTTCAAAAGAGGGGCTCTGATTATTCTAGGGAGAGTGAGCAGAGCACCAGCTCAGGTAACTTTGTGAGACAGACTGTGGCTGTAGTGGTACACAGAAAAACGTGTTGCCTTAAACTATTGAATTccttttgtttgcttttcttaGTTTAGTAAAGTATTTTGTTTCTttagtatatatattttttattaatcATTTATATTGTTGGCCAGCATTTTTTGCATTCTTCAATTGGACCATTTGGACTTTTGGGTgcactttaaaaataaaacaccttGCACTAAAGTGCTGTTGTGGCGGAACCTGGATTATTTTGAAGAACCTACAGCTGAGCTGGATGACTCTGTGACatatggtgtcagaagtgggatggtCAGCCACACAAAGTGCATCCCGAAAACCCCAAGATGGAGAAAATGACTGCGGTAAAAGCTGACGACCAGTGGGCCGATGCTTCCGAGGAGCAGTTGGAGCGATCACAACCAGATGTACGCCCAAAGATGACCTCTAGCACCCCTACAGACCACCGCCCTAAAGCACACTTCgaggcagcaggagcagctgcCGAAGCAGCAGTGCCAGAGGCTCCAATGTTTGAAGAAAGAGCTATCAGTGAGGTAGCAGGCTTAATGAAGCAGTTCCTGACCACACAACAACGGCGAGAGGAGCGTTTCCTGGCAGAGATCCGTGGCCTGGCTATTCATATCGTTCAAGGGCAAGATGGAGACCAacagccaccacacacagccccagcaatgtctgcagcatcagagaGTCCAAGGCTGGGCCTACCCACACCAACTGCACGTCGACATCCTGGGGACAGAGAATCCAGTGCAGATACCTTCTCTGGGGCATGGCCAGTACTAGGACCTCGCTCATTGCAGTCCGAGAGGGTTGTCCGCAAGGAGCCAAGAATGCCACTCTTCCAGGAAGGTGAGGACATTGAAAATTATCTGCTTCGGTTTGAGCGCATGGCCAGAACCTGGGCGTGGCCAGAGCAAGACTGGGCGTGTCGCCTAGTGCCACTGCTGACAGGGAAGGCCCTTGCAGCCTACACAGCAATGGACGAGGAGCAGTCCAACTCCTATAACGACCTGCGAGAGGCCCTGCTGGAGAAGTTCGACATTGCACCAGAGACGTATCGTCAGCGCTTCAGAGACTCCACCA
Encoded here:
- the LOC134076983 gene encoding putative HERC2-like protein 3 encodes the protein MRDAQVVCRQLGCGGAVSAPKEAHFGRGSGNIWMDEVNCTGAEKSLTECSHRGTHNCSHGEDAGVVCSDNSTISGPVMAAMMKIGTRIMRGQDWKWENQDGIPPGLGLVIGSLSESGWIRVRWDNGHINSYRMGAEGKYDLKLAEPLPSALPSTESPIQPSALPSTQPATGQHHSLSKLTFTTALQISLRDQTPAAAAASMTWSYRIKDHSLDSFTVFFNR